One window of Vanessa cardui chromosome 5, ilVanCard2.1, whole genome shotgun sequence genomic DNA carries:
- the LOC124544566 gene encoding EKC/KEOPS complex subunit Tprkb-like yields the protein MSPEPYTCALDPNTETRVKIYLMRDVKNIETIRSNVIDGTWKCAVIKPSLILDILQVVVAANRAVLSERSNTMVTKTVYSEILYNLSLTKNISQSLSKFGVEKDPSVLICFLVNETDESENIINAIDGELCPLSELNKFTNLKDVKSVYKLNNLKSDLDFLDVIISRMVTKSFVSH from the coding sequence atgtctccGGAACCATACACTTGTGCTCTCGATCCTAATACTGAAACGAGAGTCAAGATTTACCTCATGAGGGACGTTAAGAACATCGAAACGATAAGAAGCAATGTTATTGACGGTACCTGGAAATGTGCAGTAATAAAACCAAGTTTAATATTAGACATTCTTCAAGTTGTCGTAGCTGCGAACCGGGCGGTATTGTCAGAAAGATCAAACACAATGGTAACGAAGACTGTCTACTcagaaatattgtataatttatccCTGACTAAAAATATCTCACAAAGTCTAAGTAAATTTGGTGTTGAAAAGGACCCCAGTGTACTCATCTGTTTTTTAGTTAATGAAACTGACGAAAGtgaaaacattataaatgcaaTAGATGGAGAGTTGTGTCCTTTgagtgaattaaataaatttaccaatTTAAAAGATGTTAAAAGTgtgtataaattgaataatttgaaaTCTGATCTGGATTTCCTAGATGTTATTATAAGCAGAATGGTTACCAAGAGTTTTGTTAGtcattaa
- the LOC124544564 gene encoding enoyl-CoA hydratase domain-containing protein 2, mitochondrial: MWIQRVNSFKQIRKLQSVKLLSTKIKDSENVGPIVFHKLGGEDKGIAVYGLNSPKARNALGFDLLQSMREVNQLIREDTKISVVILHSLVPGIFCAGANLKERLKMNDDEVATFVRGLRNTFIEIEDLPMPTIAAVEGVAVGGGLELALACDIRVAAETAKLGLIETGRGLIPGAGGTQRLPRVVHLNIAKELIFTSRIINGNEAKDLGLVNHVVPQNNNNNAAFEKSMSIAREIISNAPIALRCAKQAINEGVQLSIKDGYEVEQKCYEINIPTKDRKEGMLSFMEKRKPQYQGH; the protein is encoded by the exons ATGTGGATTCAAAGAGTTAATTCTTTCAAACAAATTCGAAAACTTCAAAGTGTAAAACttttatcaacaaaaataaaagattccGAAAATGTGGGACCCATTGTATTCCATAAATTAGGGGGTGAGGATAAAGGGATTGCAGTGTATGGTTTGAACAGTCCAAAGGCAAGAAACGCCCTCGGCTTTGATCTCCTACAATCAATGCGAGAAGTCAATCAACTCATCCGAGAGGATACAAAGATCTCAGTTGTAATACTGCACAGTTTAGTTCCTGGAATATTCTGTGCGG gAGCAAATTTAAAGGAAAGGTTAAAAATGAACGATGATGAAGTTGCAACATTTGTGCGAGGACTCAGAAACACATTCATTGAAATAGAGGATTTACCAATGCCTACAATAGCTGCTGTAGAGGGGGTAGCTGTAGGGGGTGGATTAGAATTGGCTCTGGCTTGCGATATTAGGGTGGCAGCAGAAACAGCAAAACTAGGTCTGATTGAAACAGGAAGAGGTCTTATTCCTGGTGCTGGTGGCACTCAGAGACTGCCTAGAGTAGTACATCTCAATATTGCTAAAGAATTAATATTCACTTCTCGAATAATCAATGGAAATGAAGCTAAGGATCTTG GGCTAGTCAACCATGTAGTtccacaaaataataataacaatgctGCCTTTGAAAAATCAATGAGTATTGCTCGGGAAATCATTTCAAATGCACCCATCGCCCTGAGGTGTGCGAAGCAGGCTATCAACGAGGGTGTCCAACTCAGCATTAAAGATGGTTATGAAGTGGAGCAGAAGTGTTATGAAATTAACATTCCCACTAAAGACAGAAAGGAAGGAATGCTCTCTTTCATGGAAAAGAGGAAACCTCAATACCAGGGACATTAA
- the LOC124544565 gene encoding phosphomannomutase, which translates to MTSRNSVLYLFDVDGTLTKPRQIITDDLKRFLLEKVKPRVSIGLVSGSDYVKIVEQMGGEDVTNQFDYVFCENGVMQYRQGELKSTQSILNYIGEETLQRVINFALGYMSKLQLPAKRGNFVEFRSSMINICPVGRSCSQAERDEFSRYDLEHNIRAKFVEALQNEFDTKLKFALGGQISVDVYPKGWDKTYCLQHIENENFSEIHFFGDKIMPGGNDHEIYNDPRTIGHVVTSPDDTKEQLKQCLNIK; encoded by the coding sequence atgactaGCCGGAacagtgttttatatttattcgacGTGGACGGAACTTTGACGAAACCCCGGCAGATTATAACAGATGacttaaaaagatttttattagaaaaagtaAAACCGAGGGTTTCAATCGGACTCGTCAGTGGTTCCGATTATGTTAAAATTGTGGAGCAAATGGGCGGCGAGGACGTGACGAACCAATTCGACTACGTATTCTGTGAAAATGGGGTGATGCAATATAGGCAAGGAGAATTAAAAAGTACGCaaagtattttaaactatattggCGAGGAAACACTTCAAAGGGTCATTAATTTCGCTTTAGGTTATATGTCTAAGCTCCAGCTTCCAGCCAAAAGGGGAAATTTTGTAGAGTTTCGATCGAGCATGATAAATATTTGTCCCGTTGGTCGATCTTGTAGTCAGGCAGAGAGAGATGAGTTCTCTAGATATGATTTAGAACACAATATAAGAGCAAAATTTGTGGAAGCGCTACAAAATGAATTTGACACAAAGTTGAAATTTGCCCTGGGAGGACAAATCAGTGTTGATGTTTATCCCAAAGGTTGGGATAAAACTTACTGCCTCCAGCATATAGAAAATGAAAATTTCAGTGAAATTCATTTCTTCGGAGACAAGATTATGCCTGGGGGTAATGACCATGAAATCTACAATGACCCACGGACAATTGGCCACGTAGTCACATCTCCAGATGATACTAAAGAACAATTGAAACAGTGcctaaacattaaataa